The sequence below is a genomic window from Clostridium putrefaciens.
AACTAAATTAGGGGGGGCATTCTGATGAAAGAGTATAAGACTAAGAATTTAAGGAATGTTGGAATAATAGGACATAGTGGTTCTGGAAAAACTACACTAGCTGAAGCGCTTCTATACTACACTAAAACTACAGATAGAATGGGAAAGATAGAGGAAGGAAATACTATAAGTGACTTCGACTTAGAAGAAAAGAAAAGAAAGATATCTATATCATCTTCAATACTACCCTTTCAATGGGAAGATACAAAGGTTAATTTAATTGATATACCAGGATATTTTGATTTTATTGGAGAATCTATTCAGTGTATGAGGGCTGTTGATGTAGCTATGATAGTAACATCTGGGGTTTCTGGAATACAGGTTGGTACAGAAAAGGCATGGAATTATGTTAAAAAGATTAAACTTCCAAGAACCTTTTTTATAAATAAATTAGATAGAGAAAATAGTGATTTTGAAAGAGTTTTGAAAAATTTAAAGGATCAATTTGGAATTTCAGTAGTTCCAATACAATATCCAATAGGAAGTGAAGATAACTTTAAAGGCGTTATAAATGTAATATCTAGAAGAGCTAGAGTATTTAATAATGAAAGTAATGAAATGGAGATATCAGAAATTCCAGAAGAATTAGTAGGTAAAGTAGATGAATGTAAAAAGATGATAATGGAAGCTGTAGCTGAAACTGATGAAGTTTTACTTGATAAATATTTTAGTGAAGGTTTATTAAGTGATGAAGAAATATACAAAGGACTTATAAAGGGTTGTGCTGATGGAGAAATATCACCTGTTATGTGTGGAAGTGCACTTAAAAATATGGGGATGAGTACTTTGCTTGAAGATATAGTAGAATGTTTCCCGTCTCCAGAATATGCAATACCTCAAAAAGCTAAAGATATAAATTCAGATAAGGAAATATATATAAAACTAAATGAAAATGATCCATTTTCCGCTATGGTATTTAAGACTGTGGCAGATCCGTTTGTTGGTAAGCTGTCTTTGTTTAGAGTTATAACAGGAAAGATTAAACAAGATACTACAGTATGGAATAGTAATAAGGAAAGATCAGAAAAACTAGGTTCGTTATATTTTATGAGAGGTAAGAGTCAGGTTCTAGCAAAGGAAATAATAGCAGGGGATATAGGAGCTGTATCAAAACTTCAATTTACAAATACGGGAGATACTCTTTGTAATCAATCCTTTAAAATAATATATGACAAGTTTAACTTTCCAAAACCTGTAATATCTATGGCTGTACTTCCAAAGGCTAAGGGAGATGAAGAAAAGATATCTTCAGGTCTCACAAAATTATTAGAAGAAGATCCTACCTTCACTATAAAAAGAGATACGGAAAATGCTGAAACCATAGTATCAGGAGTGGGTGAAACTCATTTAGAAATTATAATAAGTAAACTTAAAAATAAATTTGGAGCAGAAGTTATATTAAGAGAACCTAAGATAGCTTATAGAGAAACAATTAAAGGAAAGTCAGATGTACAAGGCAAACATAAAAAGCAATCTGGAGGCCATGGACAATATGGTGACGTTAAAATAAGGTTTGAGGCAAATAAGGACGATGAAGATTTTAAATTTGTAGACCAAGTTGTAGGAGGATCTGTTCCTCGTAATTTTATACCAGCAGTAGAAAAGGGATTGAGAGAATGTTTAAATAAGGGAGTACTTGCAGGTTATCCAGTTATAAAGTTGCAAGCTACATTATATGATGGGTCATATCACCCTGTAGATTCCTCAGAAATGGCATTTAAAATTGCATCCTCCATGGCATATAAAAAAGGCTTAGAAAAGGCAAATCCAATTTTACTTGAGCCTATAGTTTCCGTTGAAGTTATAGTTCCTGATGAATATATGGGAGATATAATAGCAGATTTAAACAAAAAGAGAGGAAAAGTTTTAGGTATGGAGTCGGAAGGAGACCTTCAAAAGATTATAGCAGAGGTTCCTGAAGCAGAAATGCTTAAATATGCCACAGATTTAAGATCCATGACTCAGGCAAAGGGAGATTTTATTATGAAATTTGAAAAGTATGAAGAAGTTCCAGAACATGAGTCAACAAAGATTGTAGAAAAGTCAAAAGAAGTAAAGGAATAAGAAAAAGAAAAAGGCTGTGTTCATATGAACACAGCTCTTTTAGATATTAATAATTTTGACAGTATAATTCAAAGTATTCTTGTGGATGATCACAAGATGGACAGACTTTAGGTGCTTCTTGTGATTCAATTATAAATCCACAATTAATGCACTTCCAGAATGATTTTTCTTCTCTCTTAAATACTTTATTTGTTTCTATATTTTCTAATAATGTTCTATATCTTTTTTCATGTTCAGCTTCAACTTTTGCTATGTTTCTAAAAACTCTAGCTATTTCTTTAAAGCCTTCTTCATCAGCTACATTAGCAAAGGAAGGATAAAGATCTGACCATTCTTCATTCTCACCTTCAGCGGCAGATAAAAGATTTTCTTTAGTATTTCCAAGCATAACTGGATAACCGGCATCATTTATTATAACCTTATCACCTTTTAAGGTTTCATTTAAAAATTTAAAAAATCTTTTGGCATGTTCCTTTTCATTCCGAGCAGTTTCAGCAAATATATCTGAAATTTGTACATATCCTTCTTTTTTTGCTGTAGAAGAATAATAGTCATATCTAGTCCTAGCTTGACACTCACCAGCAAACGCTTTTAATAAGTTTTCAGCTGTTTTAGTTCCCTTTAATGAATTCATATTAAATTACCTCCTGTGTATTTAAATTTATATAAGTTCTGCATAATAAAAAATTGCGCAGAGAGTATACACTATATAACTTAAAAATTAAATAGTACAGAGTATATATATATTATATATTATGTAAAAATATATATCTATTGAACATTAAAAAATAATTGTAAATTATAAGTGAATAAAACTTCTAATCATGGACAAATTATAGATAATATATAAACTTAATGTATGTTGGAAAGTTATATTAATAATAAAACTACATCTATGACGAGAGTATATCATAATGAAAATGAATTAACAAATTAAATAGAAGATTAGTTAAAGAGTTTTAGCTATTATAATCAATAAGGTTAAGATAAAAGTATGAAAAAGAGGTGGAGATTTTATGTCGGATTATAAATTGGATATATCAGGTTACTTAGGATTAAATGAATATAGCAATATAAATGATTATATGGACATTGTGGACACTAGTGATAAGTTTACTATTTCACTAGAAGGAAAAAATGAAAATGAAACAGGCATAATATATGCAATGTTAAAAGAAAAGGGGTTTAATATAAAGAAAAGAGAAATAAGAGATGATAATAAGGTTTATATCTTTGCAAATAAAGTAAAGAATTAATATCATATAAAGTTTATATCTTCGGAATCAAAGTAAAGAATTAATATAATATAAAGTTTATATCTTTAGAAATAAAATAAAGAGTTAATATAATACAAAGATAATTACCTTCTATTAGTTAGAGGTGAAGGATTTTAATTTTATGCTATAATTATATTATTAT
It includes:
- the fusA gene encoding elongation factor G; this encodes MKEYKTKNLRNVGIIGHSGSGKTTLAEALLYYTKTTDRMGKIEEGNTISDFDLEEKKRKISISSSILPFQWEDTKVNLIDIPGYFDFIGESIQCMRAVDVAMIVTSGVSGIQVGTEKAWNYVKKIKLPRTFFINKLDRENSDFERVLKNLKDQFGISVVPIQYPIGSEDNFKGVINVISRRARVFNNESNEMEISEIPEELVGKVDECKKMIMEAVAETDEVLLDKYFSEGLLSDEEIYKGLIKGCADGEISPVMCGSALKNMGMSTLLEDIVECFPSPEYAIPQKAKDINSDKEIYIKLNENDPFSAMVFKTVADPFVGKLSLFRVITGKIKQDTTVWNSNKERSEKLGSLYFMRGKSQVLAKEIIAGDIGAVSKLQFTNTGDTLCNQSFKIIYDKFNFPKPVISMAVLPKAKGDEEKISSGLTKLLEEDPTFTIKRDTENAETIVSGVGETHLEIIISKLKNKFGAEVILREPKIAYRETIKGKSDVQGKHKKQSGGHGQYGDVKIRFEANKDDEDFKFVDQVVGGSVPRNFIPAVEKGLRECLNKGVLAGYPVIKLQATLYDGSYHPVDSSEMAFKIASSMAYKKGLEKANPILLEPIVSVEVIVPDEYMGDIIADLNKKRGKVLGMESEGDLQKIIAEVPEAEMLKYATDLRSMTQAKGDFIMKFEKYEEVPEHESTKIVEKSKEVKE
- the rbr gene encoding rubrerythrin yields the protein MNSLKGTKTAENLLKAFAGECQARTRYDYYSSTAKKEGYVQISDIFAETARNEKEHAKRFFKFLNETLKGDKVIINDAGYPVMLGNTKENLLSAAEGENEEWSDLYPSFANVADEEGFKEIARVFRNIAKVEAEHEKRYRTLLENIETNKVFKREEKSFWKCINCGFIIESQEAPKVCPSCDHPQEYFELYCQNY